The DNA sequence GAGGGTGCAGGACATTACTTTGACttataatgctgatgtcatATGCAATGTATGTGAAACTGGTTAAAGTGCAGGTTTTATCCAGGGTAGAACACGCAGTCTCACTAATGAATATTTTACCCCCGCAGGTCGCGTAATGTTTtgttaaatgtgttttctgaCCTTTTTAATTCGATTTCATTCAAATACATCTAAgccaaatgcatttttctttttgtttaagtctggagactgaggtgGTCATTGCAGAGCATGGATGTGCTTTTCACTTAACcacttctgtgtggatttttatgcatgtttggagtcattgtccgaCTGGACAATCTACCAATCAACCAaatctcagcttcctagcagagacaagcACAGTTTCTGCCAATATTACCAAGTacattgttgaattaattgtgcaaaATAGTACCCTTGGACCTCTGGccgcaaaacatctccaaaatatCAGTGACCAACCTCCATATTTAACAGTAGGTATGTGacgcttctccttgtatgcattcctcttttgctgccaaacatgttgatagTGTGTACTGCcaaaaacgttcaattttggtctcatctgaccaaagcactctcttccagtcataattctagTGAGGTTTGACAAAGTCCAGATGCTTGGGTTTGTTTACTGCGCTGTTTGTGCCACCCTCCCAAAGAGTTTGTTtctatggaggtgccattttatggttctttttgagacttggtgaccccaagatccaaccaatctctgcaatttttTAACTGTGATCCCTGGGtcctttatggcctccctcaccgtcCTCTTTCTCAAGTGCAATCCTTCCATACTGTATGCTTtacatgttttcattatttcccTAACAGTGTTTAGTGGTATTTTTACCCAtaatggtcaattaccatctgtctcttctgaattgacagtcttTTCCCATGTTGATGGATGATGGATTtttcatgcttgttacctcatgttttaggaagtgatggaatgacacaatataatttttttagacTACATTAAGTCAAATTGTATTTCCAATTTcacattgtttgattttatttacaataattgttcattattttgtCACTTAtgattttgagaaaaaaaatattacttcataaaatgagagtaaatgtattgaaataaaagtaaaaggtatatagttttcccgtatgtttgaacatacattatctgtgttgtttattatacagTATGCTGCATTTTTTAtcgagggtgccaataattatggtgcccactgtatgtactgtatgtatgtactgaAATGTCATTGTAATATTTCATGATGAACAAAGTGATggatcgctctctctctctctctctctctctctctctctctctctctctctctctctctctctctctctctctctctctctctctctctctctctctctctctctctctctctctctgaaatttAAATGAGCCTCACATTACAATAAACTGCTTTGTGGTTGAAATTGTTCTCAATTTATTTCTGTTCCAGTGCTCATGGTGTTCCTTGTGgctatatttaatgaaaataatatatcAATATTTTGAAGATAAGCTTTAGAAGGATACGTTAATTAATTTGTCTAGCATAGTAGAGTATTTTACTAGGTATAAAAACAGCTGTATTCAGCCTGACATAGTTTGCCTGAtacggatgtaaataccctcagagTAAAGATGTTcattgttccatttcaaattcaatggtCTGGGGTACAGAgacaaagcaacaaaaaatgtatcactatccaaatacttacagacagcACTATAGATAAATGCAATCTGTGTAATTTCCTATGGTTACCAGTGTCCACAATGTGAATATAATTTAGTTATTTTAAATGCTATTTGTTTTGAAAGAACACAGAAAACTGTTGTGAATGACTGATGAGAGTATAGAATGAGGCACATTGTGGTACGTGCTTGGTACAGTAAACATGCCTGTTTGGCTCCAGTGAAAAGAGAATGTGATATGTCTGGTGTGCTTTATAATGAGGCACCACAGAAGCaaataatatgtacacattttatgTCTAATTTAGTGGGGAAAAACATCTTGTGAATTCTAATTCATATGTTATGGAGAGCAGATTGGACTGCTGGAGGTTCAACAACAAAACTAGAAAGAGAGCAGGGGGATCACAGCCATCAAAACTATTTCAGAATGATGTTTGTGGTCTCATACCTTAAAGGGCTaacagtgtttgtgttcctgCTGTGAAGGTATATGGCCTTTATCCATCCTCTGCAACCGAGACTGTCAGCGAAGGCAACTAAAGTGGTCATCGTGTGTATCTGGGCACTGGCCATTGTGCTGGCGTTCCCCCTCTGCTTCTACTCCACCACCATGAAGATCCCCATGAGGACACTGTGCTTTGTGAAATGGCCCCGGTCTTCTGCCGACTCCTTCATGTGAGCAcctccttcttcttctactCTGAAATCTGTCATTCATAAGTTCAGGAACTGAgtacatttctatttttctcatttgcaaCTGAGCGGGCAGGTTGAAAGTTGTCAGCGTAAAATGTCACACTTCCACAAAACTAAATCCCCCCAAAATTACACTTTCATCATTTTCAAATGATCACTCGCTGTCCTTGGTTCCACTCTGCAGTTGTTTAGAAACTGTGGTTGCACAGAAGCTAATCTCAGAGGGCAGATGGTCATggtgaaataataattaattatttagctgatgctttcattcaaagcaacatacagatgattggactaagcaggggacatcccccctggagcaatgtggggttaggggccttgctcaagggcccaacagctgcatggatcttatcatggctacaccagggcttggaccaccaaccttagCCACCATGAAAGAGGCTGCCTCGACATCCTGGGTGATCCCAGGATAACATCCCTGACCATCTGGGAAGAAGCCTTGCTGTGGCACAGATTGACACATTAGGGAAGTGCTGGATTCGATGGGTCAGATTTACAGAGGGGGGTCTGTAGAAGTGTGATGTTTGACAgacgctttctctctcccttcaacCACTTTCACTTCAGCCCCACCTTCATCTTGGGCCCACCTTAAATGTGCTGATGTGTTGCAAAATAGTGGTTACTCCATGACAAGTGGGTGGGGTTATCGCTCTTAACTGCACTGCTttttaagctacatgactgggacccgcaaggtcggtggtttgatccccggtgtagccacagtaaaatctgcacaaccgttgggcccttgagcaaggcccttaaccctgcattgctccagggggaattgtctcctgcatagtcaactgtacatcaatctggataagagtgtctgccaagtgccattaatgtaatgtaagccaGGAAAGAATGCTCACTTCCTCCAGTGTCCTGTGCCAACATTTCTACGTTTAACATTTTATCAATATTTgtgcaaaatattttctttttttcaattcaattggTTTCTAGCTTGTATAAGGTTATCCTGAGATGTTCTCTCCTTCTGGTTCAGGTACCATATCATCGTGACCGTACTGGTGTATATACTGCCCCTAGTGGTGATGGGAATCACGTACACTATTATTGGAATTACTTTGTGGGGTGGCGAGATCCCTGGGGatacaaataaaaactaccATGGGCAGCTTACGGCAAAGAGGAAGGTAAGACAtgccttaataataataataataataataatgataaagaaCACATGACATAGAGATAGTGGACATacaggttgtttttttgtaagaTGATGTGCAGAAGTATTCAGCTGACCTGCTTGCATTCTAATTAACTGAGCCCTGGAgttctaataataaataaaaaaatatattaaaaaaacttttaaaagttAGCTATAAGGTAGTTATGATCAAAGGAAATATTCTAGTAATGTTGTGAATTATGTAGCCCAAAGGTCTGCAGGAAAATAATTTGTACCTATGATTTGAAAATTGTGTTGCCTCAATTTAACCATTTGGAGAAATTTCCGGGAATATAATCTTTTCTGCGAAGTACCTTTGGTGATGTGGATTTTCCGGCAAATCAAGCAGCTTTGATGCATAGTTAAAAGGGTTCACATTTAtcaattttattgtaaaaatggCAAAGTAGACTAAACATGACTGTATTTTCTTTAATACCAACGTAATAATGGAATATGCCAGGATGTTGTTGATGATCAGTTGGTAAAAGTTTGCTGTCTTTTCCTTGAAACTGGTTTGTTCATTCTCCTCAAATCTCAAGTTTTGAGTTTTCGAAATGACACAAACAGACCAATATCCTGGGGCACAGGAAGCTCATTTTATGTGCTGTCTGAGGTAACCGTGACTAAGGCAACCCTGGTTGATTGTGTGGAAAAATCAATAGAATGTATTGCATTTTTTGGACAATAACACTGGCTTATTGCTATCAATTTCTTCAAGAATTGCGActtattatattcatatataaataaatgaagaactGAGACATTTTTGTGCTAGACAATTTCcgtatattttactttttgttgCATTATCCATATACTGTGTACAACATTGACAATGCAATATTGAAGGGGCAGTTAATTGGCTTGACAGAAAAAAGAACAGATGTGACAGATATAGATATGAATATCTTCAAATGAAAGCCCTCTCAatcttcaaattcaatgtgctggagtacagagccagaacaaccaaaattgtgtcactctgcaaatacttacagtatggactgcactgtttaTAGTTTATGGTGGACCTGTTTACATGCATATATTAAAGTATAATACAACTGGGTAAGCTTATActgatattttattcatgtcTGCTAATATGGTAGTTGAGAGTTTATCTTATTAGCTCATAATGTGTGGCCTAGGAGACAATACTAAAATATTTAGCAATCTGGTCATTCATTCATGAGCCTCAGACATTTttctaccaaatgccaaataAAGCATGCTTGTAGTCATGTTGGTGGTTTGGAGTTGACAACTACGTAAGATGAACTAATGGCTGTATTTTAAGttattgtgctttttttatttgccaaaatACAAATGTTAATTGCAAACTATAGTCCATCCTGCTGTACATGAATACTGGCATTTGTGTAGTTAGCTGGTTAATTgttgtaatatacactcactgagcactttatcaggtagacctgtacaccagcttgttaatgcaaatatttaatcctatcctgtggcagcagctaaatgcatactgacatggtcaagaggtttagctgttgttcagaccaaatgtcagaatgttgaaggaatgtgatctaaatgactttgaccgtgaaatgattgttggtgcttgacagaatggtttgagtatctcagaaactgcagatcccgtgggattttcacacacaacagtctctagagtttacagagactggtgtgaaaaacagcagttctgcagacagaaacaccttgttaatacAAGAGGTCAgtgaagaatggccagaccatATAAAATGGTACTACACttcccctaacccctaaatacTCAAACAACGAGATTTTCTGATTGTGATGGTTGCAGCCGGCTTTAGCTTCAGTAAGACTGAGTGCAGTTAACCTTACTGGCAGCAGGTAATGGAGGAAATCAGCCTTTGTGTGCCAGTTGCATACAAATTGGTCAAATGATCAGCCCTCACGCCGGACATTCACCTTTAGTCTGCAGTTGTTCGTCCCCTCCCAACTTAAATTGGATGTACGCTCGTGTATGCCTGATGTTGACAATGGGTGCAATAGTCAAACATTGGAAGGTACTAATTATGACAGATGCTCATTCCCAGCGTTATTTCAAcactaacagagtacatatgagacCTATAGGGACCaataagagtttttttttactgtcaagTCAGTTGCATAAAAGTGTGACCTCGTAATTTGCATCCTGCGGAACTTGCTTGGGCTCGTATAAGGCTGAGGCAAAGCAGACACGAAAACTATTTTTTAGACGGAGAAATGTGTTCTCATTGATttgtttgctcaaaacaaagacatgttattgtacaaatgtaataattaaaacataaatcaatAGAACAAGAAGAAAGCTTGAATTGCCGCTGCTATCAACATCACCTGTTAGGTGTAAACTAAAAAGCTGGACATTTTGTTAAAGCCAAAACTTGTGCAACTGATTATTCAAACATAAATCAATATAAAAAGACAAAGGCTTGAATTACTTCTGCAGTCAATATCACATGTTAGGTGTAAACTAAAAAGCCCAAACTTGTGCGACTGATGTAATATTTATGCCTGACTGAATGTCAAACGTTCACATTTTGTTCTGGGTAAGATGTTTTTATGCAATGCAACTGACCTCAGtttttttcacactgcagcctTTAAATGACTGTGATTCAAATAAGAACCAGAACTGGCTGGATTTGAACTTTGAAGCAGGCACATTAAAGTTGAGAACACCAACTTTAAAGAATGAGTTATTTACTAAATCATTTACTAAATTCAAGTAATGATACATGCATGTAACTTGATATTTTTTTGTGAGcaagtacattttaaatgatttacaCATTAATCAGTGTCATTGCatataaaataatcatttttagtgttttagagcaaaataatttattctagTCTGATTCACAAGCTGCttatgaatattttaaatattttaaaatatagaaCACTTTtagaatatttatatttcagcaCTCTTGATAATTAAGTGGAGggaatattttcatattaaatccTTGTTAGTCTTTTGCACATTGTCTCCTGTTCTTGTTGTACTATATTTATTGAGCCTACACAGTAAAACCTTTTTGAACCCTAATTGAACTCTGTCCAAGTACAACAGGCACTATACTGCATGTACTGTACTCTGTAAGGGTTGACTTAACACTGAACATACTGTGTACTGCATACACTTGCTATCAAACCTTACCAtcagtaaaaaaacatttacgcTAAGAAAGcgtattaaaaataataaagctaTGAATTTGAAATGCTTGCATGTGAGTTGGCTTTATACGTGGCATGAAAAAAACCTTCTTattccttctttttcttctaaGCAATGTGTTGCTTTTAAGAGTGACATTATGATATTCGTAAACTTGCAAATGCAGGCTGTGAGGTAATTTAAAGTGATGAAGCGATGCTGCTTGCATACTGCTCCGTTCTTGTCCTTGGCAGCTCTGGGCTCAGTTGTTTGGAATGCATGTGGATGTCCATGGCCGCCTTGCATAAGGAATCGTCTTCATCTTTCTTTCCCTGGAGAGACTGCATTGGATGTCTGGCATTCATTATAAATTGATTTCATTAATTCCTTTTCAGGCATATTAATATGGAATGAGGCCTCAACattcccccctttccccctgcaGCTTCTCACAAATTTCTCCCCTGTGGATCAATAAAGGATATCTATCCAACTtttgataaatgtttttttggcatctgcaacaatacaaatatgaattaatgtgaCATgccaatagttttttttattattgtaaagGTCCCTGACTGCTTGCTAAGAAGTCAATGAATAATAGATTTTAAGGAAGAACAGCATGCAACTGAGCTGATTAACCTACaattgaaacaatgttttaactctGTTAATTCACGTATATTACACAATGACTACATCAGTGAACTTCCTCAGTAAAATAATAGAGTccatatgagtccaataggaGCCATGTGTAATGAGTAAGAGTCGATTTAACACTAAGCATTTTCCTGGGTGCCACATGAAATGAGCAATGTAGAGGATTGATATGGTAATTCGAGTTGCCATATGAACACTCAATAGCTTGTCCTTTATGTTTTCTATATGCAtaagacaaaacattttaatgctcTGTGGTAAACTTTGGTCCTGCGAGCCACATTGTTACAAATaattgaattaataaataaattgttctATTAAGTTATATTGCAGTACACTTCTGTTTATTATGCACAAAAAGTAGTTTGTGACAACTGAAAAGCTATTCTTTATGATTGTACTTTGGattttgaaagaaagaaaatttcACGTGTTCATTACTCTTGTTCTCAATTTTTTTTAGAAAGAGGCAGTTATGGCTCATTTATAGGAGGAATTTGTTTGGCactaaaaatatttgaaagaaaaaacagctgTCACTACCCTTTAAAGCTTTGTgagaatacaattaaaaaaatatgtggaAGATTTTCAATTATTTAGAAAGCTGATTTGCTTTGATATCCGTCATATGATTATTAAGAGTGGCAAATGTACGTTTGTAATATTCCCAGCTGTTTTCTAATATGACAAATCTTAAAGTCAGTGCTTGCCACATTTTGTAACTAAATACAACCATTCCTTACTCATAAAATCCTAATTTGATGTACATTCCCGTTATTTTTACGACCTGCTGCAGGTGGTGAAAATGATGATCATTGTGGTTCTGACCTTCGCCTTCTGCTGGATGCCGTACCATGTTTACTTCATCGTCACTGGACTCAACAAACTGCTGAACAGGTGGAAGTACATCCAGCAGGTCTACCTCCTGGTGATGTGGCTGGCTATGAGCTCCACCATGTACAATCCCATCATCTACTGCTGCGTGAACAGCAGGTGGGCACTGCGAGGCCTTCCGTCACAAAGACACACTACTAGGGAGAGGGGGTGTCTGCAAGACTTTTTGGTTTAATCTTTCTATATGACGGTTGCTCTTCTAGTTGTGAATTCCCACTCGTACTAATGAATGTTGAATGTTCTGTAAATTGAGACGTGTAATCATCAAACTGACATGATTGGAAAATCTTTTTTGAGAGCAACCGACAAATGGTGGACATGAAATCCAATAACACGACATTAAACAAAATGCGTCCCTGCAGCACGCTGCATTCCGTGGCTTTATGAGACTCCAGTGCTCGGCTAGTGATCCTCGGGGGAATTTAATTATCTTGCTTTCCTGGAGTGGAAATAGTATTACGACGACTTTCGTCTTTCAATTTTCCACTTATTTCAGGCTctgaatgtaatttttttttgagcCCCCGCATTGTGATTAACCACAGAGCCTAATGAACTTGGAATAAAGAGGGTTGTCAGTTGAGGGTTTAAGCTGGCTCAGTGGTGTTTAATTATACCGAAGGACAGTAAGTCAGAGGCACTTCCTGACCGTTTgtgactgtccctctctctctcgctgtttaCAGATTCCGGGCCGGGTTTAAACGTGCGTTCCGTTGGTGCCCCTTCATTAAAGTGTCCACCTATGACGAGCTTGAGCTTCAGATGGCCCGGTTCCACCCCACGCGCCAGAGTAGCATGTACACCGTTTCCCGCCTGGAGTCCAGCACCGCCGTGGCGTACGACCCCGTCGccggggacaaccccccccagGCCAGGCTGAAAAgctgcccctccctcctcagtGGCACCAACGGTTTCCCTAGCAACATGGGGAGGGCTTCCACCAGCTCCAGCCTGTGTAGCCCCCATGGCACTCCTGCCGAAGACTTGTCCTGAAGACCGGAAGGTTCCTTGCCAAGCCTATTCCAATTAATTACAGTCGAGGAGCTGTACACACTGGTGAGATGATGCTGTGCAATGTATGTTTGcctatgtgcatgtgttcaaAGCTGCTGTTGTATACAGTTGGGTATAAAATTGAGACATTCAATATTTCAATAGTATTTTACAGTAGATAAGAATATATATGATCTAGCTGATAGACACACTGACACTTTATAGCTGCTATTGCCTGTACAAATGCAAAtgcttattttctatttattttcttgtgtaGCAGAGGTGTTTCAACCATAATGTCTTGAACTGAATTGTGAAGTGTTGGAATCAAATGAGACAGTGCAgtgtttcccagaatgcactgctagTCTGCTGGCTTTTCTATCAGAATCACCTGCTTagtgtaaaatattaaaatgggtTATTTTGACCCTGGATGCTGGTTGGCTGAAACTATGTTCTACACTGAGTATAAATCACTCCATTACTTACAaataacattacaaaataaatcatttgtgCCATTAATAATTGTTTCTATATGTTgtaaccgtttaaaaaaaacaatatggcACTCAGGGCTGGATGAAAAAACATACTCTTCAACGAGTTAAATATAGGTCCATAGAAAATAATAACCTATAGACACAAGTGGttcatagtaaaaaaaaaaaaaaaaagcccaagtCATTCAATATTTTTCTCAAAGAAAGTGGGTGAGGTCATCTTGGATtaagtgcatgcacacatacattttgtCAGTAGATGGTTTTCAATGTACTACCCAATGATCTTCTCTGTTCATGAAAGTATCATCGTCTACTCAGTGAACATTTAGTTCTTTCCTAGCTGCCTCATGGATTTACCAGATGCTTTTAGCTCAGCAACACAAATATATCATccatcaaaacaaatcaaacctctttagtggatgggctacagcagcagaagaccaataagttaaacaaaataaataaaataaaagaaaattaaaaaacgaatgaagtgctcattgagtgtatctCTCAGACATGTTACAAAGGGTAAGATGAATTGACTCATTACTTTAAGATTATGACATGTGGTCTGGTGATTATTTTTGATAAATTAAAATGAGCCCCTTAGGTATCGCCCCTTTCTTggcacaagcttgaaaatgacatacccaaaataaaatggttagcaTTCTTGAaccctggtgtcttctgaaagctAACCCTTGCGGGTTTGTTTAACACGAGTCTGAAATAGtctaaatattactgaaacaaagttacagaagctcgaacatcatttttttttcttcattttttgtttttgagtggatacagatgcttGTCCATGTGGCTTAGAAAGCCAATGGAGACAAGCCACAATGCTGGACAAATCTTGTTTCAAACGTCATGACAACATCGCCAAatatgagcattctgcattgctttttgtAAGCCATGTCTAGGCAGGTTTCCAAAAACGGCATGTGGAGACTCATGGTAAAAGGACACATGGTAACAAAATGATATTATAGGTCTTATGAGGAGTAAAATACTATATATTGTATACAGAATTATCCTGGAAGATGTGTACTGAAATGCTCCTGAAAAAGGTTCTCTCACTTCCCCCCTGCCTgttaccccctccctctccctctcaaccaCCCTCTTCCTGCTCTCCCCTGTGGCAGTAGCAGACCCAAAAAAGAactacaataattacaataatagtaataatcaaGATATTACTATAATtagtatactaatatattgattgaggctcattgtttgaattttttgtcaaatacccaacccctgTCAACAGGTGAAACACATTCAACAAATTCATATgcaatttattattcaaaagcaggcttgcagAACTTTAAAGATGCAGTCAATTAAAATTAGCAAGGGATTCTGCAGGTCCCGCTGATGTCACTGTCGTCagattaaaaataattccaGTAATGACCTACAAAGTTTGATGAGAAATTTGTGGATTCAGCTGAACTTCGCATTACCAAAGCGAGGCACCGGCAATGGGCCAGTGATGACTGTTCACAGGAATCCAGGCGAGTATCGATAAGAGTGATAAAACCCCCCTTCAGTTTCCCTGATGGCTGAAGCCTGATGTAATTGGGTGACTGTAGAGGCAGAGTCGTGTTACTGCAAAAGCCATGGGTCCCTGGAACTCATGTCCTGGACTTGGGCTACCAGAAAACAAAGGAGGGACTGAGATGTGTAGAATCATGGAAGATCCCACTGCAAGCACAGTGTGAGAACTGGAgtggtgagagaaggggagaagaggatggtgagacgggtgcgtgggggttggacccaaaatgcacaactcagaaacaaaggttagataaagtcccgtcagggctttattcgggacgaatcccaggagcgtagtcaaaacaagcaatgtccatacacgtagatccagccaaacaaatattaaacaaacgaacagcacggtgccgagggaagaggcaaactcgtagtcggtaaacgtgcagggaggtccggtagcaggagagctgtcagcggggcagatgtacaggcggacggcaggcagagtcgtagtcgagggcgatgcggaagtcgaaaccataaaacaatcagcgaggcaaaagtacaaagacggtaggcgaggacgtggtcaaaaacaaacaatggtcaacgaaacagaaatcaataacgatggtcggtaaaacaggcttggatcttaacgtgtaatcaatagtaataaatgctcaagagttgcgtggtaaacagaggcagacaatttcgcagtgaacagtagcgcgactgggctataaatgcaggtgtagacaggtgtagacaattagttagagcgtagcaaggaaatggaaaacaggtgcgatggatgacaagtttaacaaggagattagtaatcgttagtaataaacctatcctgccctagcattagtaaattagtaaatgacatgcacgagaaacgtaaggtaacatgaacacatgattagtttgttagtttctacccaatcctgatctagcgttagtagttttagtaaatagacagatggaaacaattagggagtgaatgacagaaagagagagagagagagagagagaaaaggcggaacgcaaggtttccggaaaaacatgtaaaagtgtatgcataaacaacgaccagtgaacgtaacaataaacatgcatcaaaacataacacaaagagaaactaagacg is a window from the Conger conger chromosome 8, fConCon1.1, whole genome shotgun sequence genome containing:
- the LOC133135129 gene encoding neuromedin-K receptor, with the protein product MQSSTNGSNVTGNFTNQFVQPPWRIALWSVAYSFVLVVAVFGNLIVIWIILAHKRMRTVTNYFLLNLAFSDASKAAFNTLINFIYAVHGEWYFGDSYCKFHNFFPVTAVFSSIYSMTAIAVDRYMAFIHPLQPRLSAKATKVVIVCIWALAIVLAFPLCFYSTTMKIPMRTLCFVKWPRSSADSFMYHIIVTVLVYILPLVVMGITYTIIGITLWGGEIPGDTNKNYHGQLTAKRKVVKMMIIVVLTFAFCWMPYHVYFIVTGLNKLLNRWKYIQQVYLLVMWLAMSSTMYNPIIYCCVNSRFRAGFKRAFRWCPFIKVSTYDELELQMARFHPTRQSSMYTVSRLESSTAVAYDPVAGDNPPQARLKSCPSLLSGTNGFPSNMGRASTSSSLCSPHGTPAEDLS